Genomic window (Streptomyces sp. SLBN-31):
TGGACGACCTCCGCGTCGAGACCGCCCAGCGCGATCGCCGTCCCGATCACCGCGTTCGCCTCGTTGGCGTCGGCGTACGCGGAGATCCTGAGGTCGGTCTTGGCGACTCGGCTCATGTCGCCGAGGGCGGTCGTGCCCCGGTCGCCGGTCCTGGTGTAGATGCGCGTCAGATTGACCATGTGGCCAGCGTAGTTACGCCCCGGCCGTGCGGAAGACGCGTGTGCCCACTGTCACGGCGAGCAGGGCGAATCCGAGGGCGACGAGGACGCCGTACGCCATGTGGTCCGTCACGTACGACCCGACGTACGCGTCCCGCACCGCGTCCACCAGATAGCGGAACGGCACGAAGTGGGACAGCACGTCCAGCCACGCCGGCGCCAGGCTCATCGGGAGCATCAGCCCGGACAGCAGCATGGACGGCATGGTCAGGGCGTTGACCATGGGACCGAACTCCTGGGGCGTGCGGACCTTGAAGGCCAGCGCGTACGACAGCGAACCCAGGGAGACGGTCAGCAGGGCCACGAAGGCGAAGCCGATCAGGATGCCGGCCAGTGGGGCGCGCAGGCCCATCACCGCCGCGGCCAGCACCAGCAGCACGGCCTGGAAGACGAAGACGGTCGCGTCGCGCAGGACGCGGCCGAGCAGCAGCGCGAGCCGGCTGACCGGGGTCACGCGCATGCGCTCCACCACGCCCTGGCCGTTCTCCATGATGATCGTGAACCCGGCGAACGCGGCCCCGAACAGGCCGAGTTGGAGCAGCAGCCCGGGGACCAGGACCTGCCAGCTGGTGCCGCGGGAGGCCAGCGGCAGCCCGGTGAGCAGCGGCCCGAAGAACAGCAGGTACAGCAACGGCATCAGCACGCCGAAGAGCAGCGCGAAGCGGGAGCGCAGGGACTGGCGGAGGTAGCGGCCGTAGATCAGGCCGGTGTCGTGGAGCAGCATCTTCTCCGGCTTCCTATACGGCGACGGGGGCGGGGTCGGCCTTGGCCGGACCGCGGCCGGTGATGGCGAGGAACGTGTCCTGCAGGCTCGCGTCGATCGAGCCGGCGTGGCGCAGCTTCAGGGCGCTCGGCGTGCCCTCGGCGGCGACCACGCCCCGGTCGACGACGACCAGCCGGTCGGCGAGGGCGTCCGCCTCGTCCAGGTAGTGGGTCGTCAGGAACACCGTGGTGCCGTGCTCGTCCCGCAGTCGGCGCACCAGCTCCCACAGGTCGGCCCGGCTGCCGGGGTCGAGGCCGGTCGTCGGTTCGTCGAGGAACAGCACCTTCGGGCGGTGGGTGAGTGCCATCGCGATGTCCAGACGCCGGCGCTGGCCTCCGGAGAGCGTGCCGCACCTGCGGTCGAGCAGCCCTTCGAGGCCGAGGTCGCGAGCCAACTCCGCGGCGCGGTCGACCGCCTGCCCGCGCGTCAGCCGGTACAGGCGGCCCTGGGTGACCAGCTCCTCGCGCACGCTGATCTGCGGGTCGACGCCGCCGGACTGGGCGACGTAACCGCATGCCCGCCGCACCCCTGCCGGATCGCGCGCCAGGTCGTGGCCGGCGACCGTGGCGGCGCCGCCGGTCGGGGTGAGCAGGGTCGTGAGCATCCGCAGGGTGGTGGTCTTCCCGGCGCCGTTCGGGCCGAGGAACCCGAGGATCTCGCCCTCGTGGACGGTCAGATCGATGCCGCGGACCGCTTCGACGGGGCCGCGCCTGGTGGGGAAGGTGCGCGCCAGTGCGGCCGCGCTGATGACTTCAGCCATGCGCCCAGAAAAACAGAGTCCCTTAAATTTTGCAATGACTCCAAAATTCAAGTGAGCCCAGCGGGGTTAGGATTCGGACATGGCAGAGGGGCTCCGCGAGCGGAAGAAACGGCAGACCAGGCAGTACATCTCCGACGTCGCCACGGGCCTGTTCGTCGAGCGCGGCTTCGACGCCGTGACCGTCGCCGAGATCGCCGACGCCGCCGACGTCTCGGTCAACACCGTCTACAACTACTTCCCCGCGAAGGAAGACCTCTTCTTCGACCGCTCCGGCGACATCGGTGACCGCCTGGCCCGGTGGGTGCGCGGACGGCGCAAGGGGGAGTCGGCCGCCGACGCCGTCCTGCGGGAACTGCGCGAGGAGGCCGAGGCGGTCTCGCCGCGGCTCGGCCTGATGCCGGGCTACGCCACCTTCATGCGGGTCATCGAGGAGGCCCCCGCGCTGCGCTCCCGGCTGTGGGCCATCGGTCAGGAGGTCCAGGACAGCCTGGAGGCGGCCCTGCGGGAGGAGACGGCCGCGGCCGACGACGACCCGCTGCCCCATCTGATCGCCGGTCAGCTCGGCTGGGCGCACAGTGCCGTCATGGCGGTCATTCGCCGCGAGATGGTCAAGGGGCGCGATCCACGCGAAGTGTCACGAGAGGTACTGGTCCTCCTCGACGACATCGAGGAGCTGTTGGGCGAGAAGGTGCTCAACTACGCCGTCCGTGGCGTCGAATGACCCCTGCCGGTGTGATGTCCGTCAGATGAGACGTGACGCGCATTACTTACCGAACACACGGCACCTCACGAGCGCTAAGGTCCGCCGAAGAGACATACGTAAACGTGGTGTAAGGCGTTTCAAAGGGGAGTCGCAAACGTGGCACGGAAGCTTGCCGTCATCGGCGCCGGCCTGATGGGTTCCGGTATCGCCCAGGTCTCGGCCCAGGCCGGCTGGGACGTCGTCCTGCGGGACGTCACGGACGAGGCCCTCAGGCGCGGCACCGACGGCATCAAGGCCTCGTACGACAAGTTCGTGAGCAAGGGGAAGATGGAGGCGCACGACGCCGACGCCTCCCTCGCCCGCATCACCGCGACCACCGATCTGGACGCCGCCGCCGACGCCGACATCGTCGTCGAGGCCGTGTTCGAGAAGCTGGAGGTCAAGCACGAGATCTTCCGCACGCTCGACAAGATCGTGCGCCATGACACCGTGCTGGCCTCCAACACCTCCGCCATCCCGATCACCAAGATCGCGGCGGCCACCGAGCACCCCGAGCGGGTCGTGGGCGTCCACTTCTTCTCGCCGGTGCCGATGATGCAGCTCGTCGAGCTCGTCCGCGGCTACAAGACCAGCGACGAAACCCTCGCCACCGCGCGGGAGTTCGCCGAGTCCGTCGGCAAGACCTGCATCGTCGTCAACCGCGACGTGGCCGGCTTCGTCACCACCCGGCTCATCTCCGCCCTCGTCGTCGAGGCGACCAAGCTCTACGAGTCGGGCGTCGCGACCGCCGAGGACATCGACCTCGCCTGCAAGCTGGGCTTCGGCCACGCGATGGGCCCGCTGGCCACGGCGGACCTGACCGGCGTCGACATCCTGCTGCACGCCACCAGCAACATCTACACCGAGTCGCAGGACGAGAAGTTCGCGCCGCCGGAGCTGATGCGCCGGATGGTTGACGCCGGTGACATCGGGCGCAAGAGCGGGCAGGGCTTCTACACGTACTGACCACATCGGTACGTCCGGCCACTGAAACCGCACAAACCCCGGGAGCATCACTCGCGGGGGTGAATTCGGTATCGGTTCGCTCACAGACGGCAACCTCGTCGCCGCTGGAGCAGTCAGACGATGCACAGCCACCGTCACGGAGTACGCAACGCACTCACGGGGAGCGCTTATGTTCATCAGGGGCGACCACGCCGAGCTGGTCGTCGGGGGCCGCCTCGACGTCCGCAGCGCGGCGGACGCCCGCACGGTCCTGCACTCGGCCGTCGACGACGGAGTCGGCGACATCGTGCTCGACCTGTCCGAACTGGACTCCTGGGACGCCACCGGACTCGGGGTGATCATGGGCGTCCACCGGCGGGCCGGCCGCTGCGGCCGGCGCCTGGTGCTGCGCGACGTACCGCCGCAGATGCAGCGCCTGCTGGTGGCCACCCGGCTGCACCGGATCCTGGCGATCGAGGGGGGCATCGGGGTGGAGTCGCTGCCCCGCGTGTGACGTCTGGCACGCACGGTGCGGGCGCGGCCGGGCATTCCGGCCGGGAAACGCAGGTCAGCGCGATCCGTACGACACTGTGACGTCTCGGGCGGCGCCGTACCCCGGGCTGTCGTAGATACTGAGCGAAGGTTTAGGGTTCGGCTGCCCGCCGCCAGCGAAACCCTCGAGCGGGTACCGGACCAGAAGCGACAGCGGAGTGTGCGACAAGGCCGGGAGGGGCTGTATCGGCACACGATCGCTTTTGGGGGGCTTGACCTATGGACCCGAACAACCGGGGACCCGAGGGCTACGGCCATGACGGCGACACGGGAGCGTCGCGCCAGCGCCCGCCCAGGGACCCCCTCACACCCGACTTCGGACAGCACACGCCCGCGCTCGCCCGCACGGTGCAGCTCGTCACGGGCGACCACCTGCTCACCGTCAATCCCGTCGACGGCAGCGAGATAGAGCCCTGCCCGCCAGGGGAGCGACCGGCCCGGCCCGAGAAGCTCACCGCGGCCGAGCGCGCCGAGGCGGTCCGGGCCGCCCGGGCACCCGTCCCGCCGGGACCGGCCCTGCCCGTGCTGCCGCTCCTGGAACGCCAGGACGAGCGCGAGCACTTGGTCCGGCTGCTCGCCCGTGGCCGCTCCGTACGCCTCACCGGCCCCGCAGGCTCGGGCCGCACCGCCCTGCTCGACCTGGTCGCGGAGGACTGCGCGGACCTCGCCCCCGACGGCGTCGTCCGCCTCAACGGCTTCCACCGCAGCGCCGAGGAACTGCTGCACGACCTCTTCCACGCCGTCTACAACGCGCCCCTGTACCGCCCGGAGCGGGAAGAACTGCTCGCCCTCGTCCGGGAGGTCGGCGCGGTCGTCGTCCTCGACGACATCGAGTTCGGCGGCGCCGCCCTCGACGAGCTGCTCGACGCGACGCCCGAGTGCGCCTTCGTGATCGGCGCCACGCCCGACGTGCCCGCGCCCTCCGCCGACTCCGCCGTCGAGGAGGTCCTCCTCGGCGGCCTGGAACGGGCGGGCGGCGTCGACATCATCGAACGCGTCGTCGGCCGGCCGCTCACCGAGGAGGAGGCCAACTGGGCCGGCGACCTCTGGTTCGAGTCCGAGGGCCTGCCGCTGCGGTTCGTCCAGGCCGGCGCCCTGCTGCGCCAGCGGGACCAGCAGCGGGCCGGCGCCGGCGCCGTGGACGAGTTCGGCGTCTTCGCCGACTCCCTGCCCGTGGACGCGCCCTTCGACGCCCCGTTCGACGCCGAGGACGACGCCGTACCGCTGCCCTCACTCGGCGAGGCCGCCGCGCCCGCCCCGCTGCTGGCCGCCCGGCTGAGTCCGTCGGCCCGCGCGACCCTGCGCTTCGCGGTCGCCCTCGGCGGCGAGGTGCCCCACCAGGCCCACCTGCCGGCGCTGGTCGGCGACACCCACGCGGACGCCGCCCTCGGCGAACTGGCCTCCTGCGGGCTGGTCTCCCCGGTCGGCTCCCGCTACCGCCTCGCCGCCGGCGTCCTCCAGCAGCTGGAGGCCGCCGGATACAACGACGACATCGGGGCCCGCGCGCTGACCGCCGCCCAGCACTACGCCTGGTGGGCCGGGCATCCGTCGGTCACCCCCGAGCGGGTGTGCGCCGAGGCCGACGCCCTGCTCGCCGCCCTCGGCGTCCTGGTGCCGGACACCGCCCCGCCCGCGGAGGGCGAGGAGGCCGTCACCGTCCGGCTGGCCCGCACGGCCGCGCCCGCCTTCGCCGCCGGACTGGACTTCAGCGCCTGGGAACGCGCGCTGCGCGCCGGTGCCGAGGCCTCCCGGCTGGCGGGAGAGGTGTCGGAACAGGCCTACTTCCACCACGAGCTGGGTGTGCTCGCGCTGTGCGACGGGGAGTTCGACCGGGCCCGCGCCGAGCTGGAGACCTCCCTGGGGCTGCGCGGCGCGACCTCCGACAAGCGCGGCACGGTCGCCGCCCGGCGCGCCCTCGCCCTGGTCGCCGACCGCACCGGCACGGCGCCGGGTCTGGTGTCGACGGCCGGTGAGGAGGTGCCGGACGCCCGCTACGAGGAGTCCCAGTCGCCCCCGGGCGGCGTACCCGCGGTCCTGCCGGGCTTCCCGCCCGCGCGGCCGTCGGCCCCCTCCACGGGCGACGGCGCGACGATCGTCGTCAACCGGTCGGCGTCCGGCGGACACCCGCCCAAGACGCACCGCGCGGGCATCAGGGGCCTCGCCCGCCGCAACCTGGTGGCGGCCGGCGCGGGCGCGCTGCTCGTCGCCGTGCTGGGCACGGTGGTGACACTCGGCGCGACCTCCAACAACGACGCCAACAACCCCTCCGACAAGGTCGGTGTGAACCCGTCCGCCAGCCAGGGCGTCGACGACGGCTCCCTCGGCGCGGACAAGCCGAAGACCGACAAGGGCGGCGACACCGGCACGGCCACGAGCAGGCCGACCGATCCGGGGCCCGACGGCACCTACGGCACCTCGGACGACCCGACGCCGCCGTCCGACACCGGCGGCACGCCGTCGGACAGGCCCAGCGGGACGAAGGGGTCGGGTGGCGGCGGTTCGTCGAGCTCGCCGTCGAAGTCGCCGTCCAAGCCGCCCACGTCACCGCCCCCCTCGTCGCCGAAGCCGAGCACGTCGTCTTCGTCGCCGTCCACGTCACCGAGTCCCTCGCCCTCGCCGTCCGCCTCGACGTCGTCGAGTGCGGGGCCCCCGTCCACCTCGACCACGGCCAGCGGCCCGGCCTCCGGCGCCCCGGCGTCCTCCACCGCCCCGGACCGGACGAGCGCTTCGGCGAGCGCACCGGCGAGCAGCGCCTCGGGCGCGGTGATCTGAGGCGGGCACACCGAAGGGGCCGGGTTCCACCAGGACCCGGCCCCTTCGCCGTACCGCCGCCGCTCAGAACAGCCGCAGCTTGTCGTCCTCGATGCCGCGCAGCGCGTCGTAGTCCAGCACCGTGCAGCCGATCCCGCGGTCGGTGGCGAGGACGCGGGCCTGCGGCTTGATCTCCTGTGCCGCGAAGATGCCGCGGACCGGGGCCAGATGCGGGTCGCGGTTCAACAGCTCCAGATAGCGGGTCAGTTGCTCCACGCCGTCGATCTCGCCGCGCCGCTTGATCTCCACCGCCACGGTCTGCCCCTCGGCGTCCCGGCACAGGATGTCGACGGGGCCGATCGCGGTCATGTACTCGCGCCGGATGAGCGAGTAGCCCTCGCCGAGGGTCTCGATGCGGTCCGCGAGGAGTTCCTGGAGGTGTGCTTCCACGCCGTCCTTGATCAGGCCTGGGTCCACGCCGAGTTCGTGCGAGGAGTCGTGGAGGATCTGCTCCATCGTGATGATGAGTTTCTCGCCCGCTTTGTTGATGACGGTCCAGACGCCCTCGTCGTCGCCCGCGCCCTCCTTCAGCGTGCAGGGCGGTGACATCCAGTTCAGGGGCTTGTAGGCACGGTCGTCGGCGTGGATCGACACACTGCCGTCCGCCTTCACCAGGATCAGGCGGGGCGCCGAGGGGAGATGGGCGGTGAGCCGGCCCGCGTAGTCGACGGAGCATCGGGCGATGACGAGACGCATGGTCGGCAACGCTACTCGACGGGCAGGTGTCGACGCGATTCGCCCCAGAAGACGACTGACCGCCCCTGTTCGGTTGTGGCCGATTGTGGGCCTAAAGAGGAGCCCCTATGTACGCAATCTCCTGGTGCGGTCACGGTCCGTTGCCTACCGTATAAACGGGAGGTCGCGAGGCGTGTACACAGCGTGTGCGGTATCGCGAACTCCCTTATCTGTCCGGCAACCCCTGTGCACCACAGGGGTGCGAGAGGAGAACCCATGTCGCTCGACGTCTCACCGGCCCTACTCGAGAAGGCCGAGCGAGGCGAGGTCGACGAAGCAGAATTCGTCGACTGCGTCCGGACCTCCCTGCCCTACGCATGGGAGATGATCAGCTCCCTGGTGGCCCAGCTGAAGGTCGACGGCGGACAGTTCGCCGACAACCAGACGCCTCCGCCGGACGAGCGGGCACGCGGTCAGCTGCTGCGTGCGCTCGCGAGTGACGCGATACGCGGCGCGCTCCAGCGGCACTTCGGTGTCCGGCTGGCTTTCCAGAACTGCCACCGGGTGGCGGTGTTCCCGTTGGACTCTTCCGTCGACGAGACGCTGGCGCGCTTCACCTCGGTCCGCAGTCAGCTGCTCAACCAGTCTCCGGAGTTCCGGGACTGCTGAGCGGCATGCCGCTTGCTTGCCGCTCCGTACGCGGGAGGTGCATCAAGTACCGGAGCGGCAAGCCCCATGCCGGACCATGCGGTCAGCCGAGGTGGGGGAGGATTTCGGCACCCAGCCGCCGTACGTTCTCCTCGGTGGCCGCGAGGTCGCCGGAGCCCTCGATCAGCAGGGCGAAGCGGGAGATGCCCGTCCGTTCGCTGGTCGCCGTGAGCCGGTCGACGCACAGCCGTGGGGTGCCCACCGGGTGCAGCCCGCAGAGCAGTTCGGTGTACGCCAGCGGGTCGCGCATCTGCCGCATCCGGCCGTCCACAGTGACATGCGCGTCCAGCCCCTGCTTGAGCCAGCCCGGCATCGCCTTCGTCAGCGCCTCCACCGCGTCCGTGCGCCGGTCCGCGATCTGGCACACGCCCGCGGAGACATGGCCGGCGCCCATGACGCGCTCCGGCGGGTGCCCCGCCGCGCGCGCCAACTCCCGCCACAGGGCGACCATTTCCGCCTTCTCCTCGTCCCCCACGTGCATGCCGAGCAGCATCGGCAGCGCCCGCTCGGCGGCCATCCGGACGCTCCTGGGCGAGGTGCAGGCGACGACGACCTCGGGTCCGTCTGCGTCCGTCAGGGACTCCGACGGCCTTGGCACCACGGGGACTTCACGGAAGCGGAACCGCTCCCCGGCCGCCCCCACGGACGGTTCGCGCAACCAGCGCACCAGCAGATCGAGTGATTCCGGGAACCCCTCCTCGTAGGCCGCGAGACCCGACCCGAACACCTCCAGGTCGACCCACGGGCCACCGCGCCCCACGCCCAGCGAGAACCGCCCGCCGGAGGTGAGGTGCAGCAGCGCGGCCTGCTCGCCGAGGGCCACCGGGTGAGCCGTGGGCAGCACGCTGACGGCCGTGCCCACCCGCAGCCGGCGGGTGTGGCCCAGCAGGAACCCCGCCAGGGTGATCGCCGACGGACAGGTCCCGTACGGCACGAAGTGGTGTTCCGCCAGCCAGACCGAGTCCAGACCGGCCTCCTCGGCGACCTCCGCCGAGCGGACCGCGCGGTGCAGCGCCTCCCCATGACCCTGTCCCGGGAACTGGGCGGACAACACGAAACTTCCAACGCGCATTGCTTTTTCCTGCTTCCTTGGCTCCGACATGGAGCTCCCCCACCCGGCATAACCGTCTGACACGTGCGGGGGTCACGGCCTGGCGAAGAGATTTCCGGATTGTCTGCAGAACGGGCCGTCGCGGGTGGGGCCCGGGGGGTCGGTGCCCTACGCGTACCCGGGTTCCGGGACCGTAGGCTGGACACGAACCGTGCTTCCTGTATAGCCCCGTGAGGTGTTCCGTGTCCCCGCGTCGCAACCGACCCAAGGGCTCCGATCCGTCGGGCTCGTCCGGCCGCAGCGCCGAGGACGACGGCCCCGGCCGCTATGGCGGCTGGCAGTCGACGGAGAGCTGGCAGGGCGAGCAGTGGAGCCTGCGGCACGTGGCGGGCACGAGTGCGCAGGGCAAGACCTACCGCTGCCCCGGCTGCGACCAGATGATCGCCTCCGGGGTGCCGCACGTGGTGGCCTGGCCGGAGCACGCGGGCGTCGACGACCGCCGTCACTGGCACAAGGCGTGCTGGAACGCGAAGGACCGCCGCACCACGCGGGTGCAGCGGTCCCGTAACGCGCCGAAGTTCTGACGAGGCTCCCGAGGGCTCACACGTCGCGGCTGTTGAGCAGCGCCACCGCGCCGCCGAACGCGGCGGCCGTGACGCCGAGCGCGATCCACAGCGGGTCCCAGCCGCTGGGGCCGCCGGAGTCGCTGAGGGAGTTGGAGTAGAAGACGGCCAGCTGGTTGGGGATCGAGTACTCGAACAGGGCCTGGCGGACGTCCTCCAGCGCCTCGGAGAACATGAACAGCGCGATCACCAGCGGCGCCAGCACCAGGCCGATCATGATCGTGATGGCGCCCGCGGAGTGCCGGATGACCGAGCCGATGACGAGCGAGAGCAGTCCGAGCAGGGCAATGTAGAACGAGATGCCGAGGGTGCCCTTCAGCCATTCCTCGCCCGACGGGGTCCGGGCCGAGCTCAGCATGGACACATCGGCGAGCGCGACGAGCAGCACCGACACGAACGTCACGGTGAACGCGACCGCGAAGAACACGATCGCCTTCGCCGTGAGCACCCGGGCGCGGGACGGGCACGCGGTCATCGTGGTGCGGATCATCCCGGTGCCGTACTCGGAGGCCGTGGTCAGCACGCCGAGGGTGATGATGCAGATGCTGCCGAGGAGCAGTCCGAAGACACCGAAGGACAGCGGGTTCTCGCCCGACAGGCTGCCGTCCGACTCGTTGGCGGACACCAGCGCCGCGACCAGCAGGCCGATGCCCACCACGAGCAGCACGAACACGCCGAGCGTCCACATGGTCGACCGGACCGACCTGATCTTCGTCCACTCCGAGGCGATCGCGTGCCCGAGGTGGGTGCGCACCACGGGGATCGGCGAGGTGTAGCCGGGATACGGCGAACCGGGCGCCGCCGCCTGCCAGTCGGGTGCGGCGGCCTGGGGCATCGGGGGCTGCGGGGTGCTCATCGGGCGTCCTCGGGCTTGGTCAGGTCGGCGGAGGCGGCGGACGGGACGGACGCGGGCGCCGCGTCCTGCGGGCCCGCGGCGGCGCTCTGCGGCACGGACGCCTGCGGCGCGCCGGCGGGCGGCGCCGGGACGGCGGGCGTGGCGGAACCTTCCGGCGCCGACCGCGGCGGGCTCGGCGGCTGCGCCGGGGTGGCGGGCTGCGGCTGCGGCGCGGACCCGTGCGGGGCGGCGCTCGGCGCGGGCGCACCGGGGGCCTCGCCGGCCGGTACCGCGGGCACCGGCGGCTGCTGGGGTGCCTGCGGCGCCGGCTGGACGTACGGGTTGCCCTGGTCCGCGGGCGGCGCGGTGGGGGCGCCGTACGGGCTCGCGGGGGGCTGTCCGGCGGCACCGTAGGGGCCGGGCTGCCCCGGCTGCCCCTGCGGCATCGCGAACGGCTGACCGCCCTGTCCGGGCGGCGGCGGGGCGTACCAGCCCGGCTGGCCCTGGCCGGGCACCGGCATCGGGGGCTGGGCGCCGGGCGGCAGGGGCTGCATCAGCCCCGCCTTCTGGTCGATCGTGGAGCGGTAGTCGACGGCGGCCTGGGTCATCCGCATGTACGCCTCCTCCAGCGAGGCCTGATGCGGCGACAGCTCCCACAGCCGTACGTCGGCGTCGTGCGCGATGTCGCTGATGCGGGGGAGCGGCAGCCCGGTGATCCGCAGGGCGCCGTCCTGCTCGGGCAGCACGTGTCCGCCCGCCTCGGTCAGCGCGGACGTCAGCTTCTCGCGCAGCTGCGGTTCGGTGTCCGGGGTGCGCACCCGCGCGAAGCCGGCGGAGTTGGCGGCGATGAAGTCCGCCACGCTCATGTCGGCGAGCAGCTGCCCGCGTCCGATCACGATGAGGTGGTCCGCGGTCAGCGCCATCTCGCTCATCAGGTGCGAGGAGACGAAGACCGTACGACCCTCCGCCGCGAGCGCCTTCATCAGGTTGCGCACCCACAGGATGCCCTCGGGGTCGAGGCCGTTGACCGGCTCGTCGAAGAGCAGCACCTGCGGGTCGCCCAGCAGCGCGGCGGCGATGCCGAGCCGCTGCCCCATGCCGAGCGAGAAGCCCTTGGACCGGCGCCTGGCCACGTCCTGCAGGCCCACCACGCCCAGCACCTCGTCGACCCGCCGGGACGGGATCCCGGACAGCTGGGCGAGGCTCAGCAGGTGGTTGCGGGCGGACCGGCCGCCGTGCACCGCCTTGGCGTCGAGCAGCGCGCCCACCTGACGCGGCGCGTTCGGCAGCTTCGCGTACGGGTAGCCGCCGATCGTCACCTGCCCCGCGGACGGGTTGTCCAGGCCGAGGATCATCCGCATCGTCGTCGACTTGCCGGAGCCGTTGGGCCCCAGGAAGCCGGTGACGGCCCCCGGCCGCACCCGGAACGAAAGGTTGTACACAGCGGTCTTGTCGCCGTAGCGCTTGGTCAGGCCGACTGCCTCGATCATGCTCCGCACCCATCAAAAGGTTCAGGACAGCGGGGCACACGCCCCCGTAAGGGTTAGGAGGATATCGAGGCGCTGACGGTTCCGCTCAAGAGGAGGTAAAACCTGAGCCCCTGCTCACGCGTCCCGTCTCCGCAGCAACACGTACCCGCCGAGCAGCGCCGCGACCACCCACAGCACCATGATCCCCAGACCGCCCCAGGGCCCGTACGGGGTGTCGTCGTCGATCCTCGGCACCACCTGCATGATCCTGCTGCCCGCCTGGTCCGGCAGGAACCGGCCGATCTTCTTCGTCGCGGAGACGTTCCCCAGGATGTTGGAGATCAGGAAGAAGAACGGCATCAGGATGCCCAGCGACAGCATCGGCGAGCGCAGCATCGCGGCCACGCCCATCGAGAACACGGCGATGAGGGTCATGTAGAGCCCGCCGCCGACGACCGCGCGCAGCACGTGCGGGTCGCCGAGGGCGGCCTTGTGCGAGCCCAGCATCGCCTGCCCGAGGAAGAAGGCGACGAAGCTGGTCGCCATGGAGACGACGAGGGCGAGGCCGGTCGCCACCCCGATCTTGCCGGCGAGGAAGGTGCCGCGCTGCGGCACGGCCGCCAGCGAGGTGCGGATCATGCCGGTGCTGTACTCGTTCGACACGACCAGCACCCCGAAAACGATCATCGCGAGCTGGCCGAGGCTCATGCCGGCGAAACTGATGTAGGTGGGGTCGAAGGACAGCCGGTCCTTGGCGCTCATGTTGTCGAACTCGTGCCTGGTCAGCGCCGAGATCAGCATGCCGAGGGCGATGGTGACGACCACGGCGAGGGAGAGGGTCCACACGGTCGAGGCCACCGACCGGATCTTGGTCCACTCGGACCGCACCACCTGGATCGCCGCCATCCTCAGCTCCTCTCGCAGTCGTCGCCCCAGGCCGGCCGCTGCCCGGCGGGGGCGTCGGAGTGCGCGTGGTACTCCACGGACTCGGCGGTCAGCCGCATGAACGCCTCCTCCAGGGAGGCCTGCTGCGGGCTGAGCTCGTGCAGCACGATCTGGTGCCGGGCCGCCAGCTCGCCGATGTGCTCGGCCTTCCCGCCGTCCACCTCCAGCGCCCCGCTCCCGGACTCCACGACGGTCACGCCGGCCTCGTGCAGCACGTCGAGCAGGCGCTCGCGCTGCGGGCTGCGCACCCGGACGTAGGAGCGCGAGTTCTGCTCGATGAACTCGGCCATGGAGGTGTCGGCGAGCAGCCGGCCCTGGCCGATGACGACCAGGTGGTCGGCGGTGAGCGCCATCTCGCTCATGAGGTGGGAGGAGACGAACACCGTCCGCCCCTGCGCGGCCAGCGATTTCATCAGAGTGCGGATCCAGTGGATGCCCTCGGGGTCGAGGCCGTTGACCGGCTCGTCGAACATCAGGATCCGCGGATCGCCGAGCAGCGCGCCCGCGATGCCGAGCCGCTGCCCCATGCCCAGGGAGAACCCCTTGGCCTTCTTCCTCGCCACACCGGTGAGACCGACGGTGTCCAGCACCTGCGCCACCCGGCCGCGCGGGATG
Coding sequences:
- a CDS encoding ABC transporter permease — its product is MLLHDTGLIYGRYLRQSLRSRFALLFGVLMPLLYLLFFGPLLTGLPLASRGTSWQVLVPGLLLQLGLFGAAFAGFTIIMENGQGVVERMRVTPVSRLALLLGRVLRDATVFVFQAVLLVLAAAVMGLRAPLAGILIGFAFVALLTVSLGSLSYALAFKVRTPQEFGPMVNALTMPSMLLSGLMLPMSLAPAWLDVLSHFVPFRYLVDAVRDAYVGSYVTDHMAYGVLVALGFALLAVTVGTRVFRTAGA
- a CDS encoding ABC transporter ATP-binding protein, whose protein sequence is MAEVISAAALARTFPTRRGPVEAVRGIDLTVHEGEILGFLGPNGAGKTTTLRMLTTLLTPTGGAATVAGHDLARDPAGVRRACGYVAQSGGVDPQISVREELVTQGRLYRLTRGQAVDRAAELARDLGLEGLLDRRCGTLSGGQRRRLDIAMALTHRPKVLFLDEPTTGLDPGSRADLWELVRRLRDEHGTTVFLTTHYLDEADALADRLVVVDRGVVAAEGTPSALKLRHAGSIDASLQDTFLAITGRGPAKADPAPVAV
- a CDS encoding TetR/AcrR family transcriptional regulator; the encoded protein is MAEGLRERKKRQTRQYISDVATGLFVERGFDAVTVAEIADAADVSVNTVYNYFPAKEDLFFDRSGDIGDRLARWVRGRRKGESAADAVLRELREEAEAVSPRLGLMPGYATFMRVIEEAPALRSRLWAIGQEVQDSLEAALREETAAADDDPLPHLIAGQLGWAHSAVMAVIRREMVKGRDPREVSREVLVLLDDIEELLGEKVLNYAVRGVE
- a CDS encoding 3-hydroxyacyl-CoA dehydrogenase family protein → MARKLAVIGAGLMGSGIAQVSAQAGWDVVLRDVTDEALRRGTDGIKASYDKFVSKGKMEAHDADASLARITATTDLDAAADADIVVEAVFEKLEVKHEIFRTLDKIVRHDTVLASNTSAIPITKIAAATEHPERVVGVHFFSPVPMMQLVELVRGYKTSDETLATAREFAESVGKTCIVVNRDVAGFVTTRLISALVVEATKLYESGVATAEDIDLACKLGFGHAMGPLATADLTGVDILLHATSNIYTESQDEKFAPPELMRRMVDAGDIGRKSGQGFYTY
- a CDS encoding STAS domain-containing protein; translated protein: MFIRGDHAELVVGGRLDVRSAADARTVLHSAVDDGVGDIVLDLSELDSWDATGLGVIMGVHRRAGRCGRRLVLRDVPPQMQRLLVATRLHRILAIEGGIGVESLPRV
- a CDS encoding ATP-binding protein, whose translation is MDPNNRGPEGYGHDGDTGASRQRPPRDPLTPDFGQHTPALARTVQLVTGDHLLTVNPVDGSEIEPCPPGERPARPEKLTAAERAEAVRAARAPVPPGPALPVLPLLERQDEREHLVRLLARGRSVRLTGPAGSGRTALLDLVAEDCADLAPDGVVRLNGFHRSAEELLHDLFHAVYNAPLYRPEREELLALVREVGAVVVLDDIEFGGAALDELLDATPECAFVIGATPDVPAPSADSAVEEVLLGGLERAGGVDIIERVVGRPLTEEEANWAGDLWFESEGLPLRFVQAGALLRQRDQQRAGAGAVDEFGVFADSLPVDAPFDAPFDAEDDAVPLPSLGEAAAPAPLLAARLSPSARATLRFAVALGGEVPHQAHLPALVGDTHADAALGELASCGLVSPVGSRYRLAAGVLQQLEAAGYNDDIGARALTAAQHYAWWAGHPSVTPERVCAEADALLAALGVLVPDTAPPAEGEEAVTVRLARTAAPAFAAGLDFSAWERALRAGAEASRLAGEVSEQAYFHHELGVLALCDGEFDRARAELETSLGLRGATSDKRGTVAARRALALVADRTGTAPGLVSTAGEEVPDARYEESQSPPGGVPAVLPGFPPARPSAPSTGDGATIVVNRSASGGHPPKTHRAGIRGLARRNLVAAGAGALLVAVLGTVVTLGATSNNDANNPSDKVGVNPSASQGVDDGSLGADKPKTDKGGDTGTATSRPTDPGPDGTYGTSDDPTPPSDTGGTPSDRPSGTKGSGGGGSSSSPSKSPSKPPTSPPPSSPKPSTSSSSPSTSPSPSPSPSASTSSSAGPPSTSTTASGPASGAPASSTAPDRTSASASAPASSASGAVI